CTACTTCGTCTCGGCAATGTAGGTGTCAATGAATTCGCGCACACAGCCCTTGCCGCCTTTGGTGCTGAGTATCAGGCTGACAGCGGCTTTTACAGCAGGCACGGCGTCGGATGGGCAGGCACTGAGTCCTACGTTTTGAATCACCGTAAGGTCATTGATATCATCGCCGATATATGCCACATTTTCCAGATGGATGTTCATCTCAGAACACCATTTTTGAAGCACTTCCAATTTTTTCCAGGTTCCTACATACACCTTCTGAACTCCAAGCAGGGCAGCACGGCTTTCGATTATTTTTCCGTTGATTCCCGAGCTGATAAATGCTACAGGAATTCCAGATGCGGTAAGTGTTTTTATCGCAAGCCCGTCCTTGGCATTGAATTTTTTAAACTCATCGCCGGTTTGGGTAACGAACATGCCGCCGTCGGTCAGCACGCCATCAATATCCAGAGCAAGCATTTTAAAAT
This genomic interval from Bacteroidota bacterium contains the following:
- a CDS encoding HAD-IIIA family hydrolase → MIPAGKNIRILRKRLKIDLQELARRAGIGEGIIVQIENNILMPDCEQIVKLAAALDYPVGRILTEDLEKSGELLSGFDFKMLALDIDGVLTDGGMFVTQTGDEFKKFNAKDGLAIKTLTASGIPVAFISSGINGKIIESRAALLGVQKVYVGTWKKLEVLQKWCSEMNIHLENVAYIGDDINDLTVIQNVGLSACPSDAVPAVKAAVSLILSTKGGKGCVREFIDTYIAETK